ATGTCTTATCTTCAATTGCACAACCTGTTTTCTTGAACTTTACTTTGTACCCTAATTCACATAGCTGACTTATACTCAGGAGATTGTAGTTAAGTCCAAAGATAAACTTCAGTAATATCACAATTGTTATTGAATGAAACTGTGTCAGTGCCGACTATCTTCCTTTTTGAGTCATCGCCAAATTTAACACTTCCTCCATTTATGTTTGTAACTTCTTTGAACAGATTTTTGTCACATGTCATGTGACTGGAACACGCACTATCTAAGTACCATTTTTCTTTGTGGCTCTTCCTGTGGTGTTCCTGCAAAACATAATTATCactttcttttaggtacccaagcttgtTTGAGTCCTTGTTGGTTAGTTTTACTAAGATCAGGGTTGTTTTTGGTTTTCCAAATCTACCCTAAAATATTAGATTTACAAAATTGATAGAAGAAATATTTATGTCTACTTTTATTACAGTAGTGACACATAGGGACTGATCCATTCTTAGATCTTCCACTTGTGTTAGTACTAGTGGACTTTTTTCTAGCTGGTCCTTTTCCAATTGACTTGTAAGTCGCCTGGTTAGACTTGACAAAACTGTAACTGGTGGATTTGCGCATGTCATTGAGTTGAATTTGCAATTCCTGAACTTTATCTTGAAGTACCTCCTTTTCAATTTCACATACTTCAAGCTTGAGTTCCCAGTCTTTCTTTTCCTTGTTGAGTCTCCTTAGTCcattcatcattttttgagaCTCTTTTAGAGTAAGGTCAAGAATTTCCTGCAGTTCATTATATCTTTCACAGTTATAAGATCTTATCCCGCTAATTTCACCTCATGCCATGAAACAATTCTCATTATCATATTTGCATTCATCGTCTGATGCATCTTCATCTGTCCAGCAACCTGAGAGTTTGTTCATGTCGTTTTCCAAGATTGTCATGAAGCATAGATTTACTATCTCTTCGTGTTCCGAATTGTCTTCATCACTCTAGATTCCAAATGATTTgttcttgttgaaccctctggaAACCTTTCTTTTAAGATCTAGGCATTCAGCTTGAACATGCCCATTTCTTCCACACTCGtagcattttccatcatttttgtCTAGTTCATTATATTGCCTGGTTCGCCTGGGTGGTATCCTACCTCTTTTTGTGTTTCTATATCTCCTCATCAAACCATCCATGTTCGTTGATACTATGGTAATCTCTTTTTCAAGAGCTTCAGGGTCGTCATCAATATCATTTTCTGTCCTTTCAGTTGTAGCCTTGAAGGCGActgttttcttcttctcttcgTGGCTTGTTTTCTTGAGGTGAGTTTTCTCGAATGCTATAAGATTTCCTCGAAGCTCATCATAAGATAGTTTATTTAAATCTTGTGATTCAAGTGCAACTACTTTTGTTTGCCAAGTGGTAGGTAGACTCCTCAGAATTTTCCGAACTTTAATACCACTTGAGTATGGTTTGCCAAAAGCTTTTACATCGCTAATGATTTTGCTGAACCTCGCAAACATTTCTTCAATGGATTCTCCttctttcatttggaaaagttCGTAGTCATGAACCAACATGTTGATGTGAGTTTCTTTTACTTTACTGGTTCCTTCATAAGTAACTTCTAGTTTATCCCACATTTCTTTGGTTGTATCACAACTAGAAATTTTCTCATATTTGTCTCCATTTATAGCATTATAGAGTAAGTTTCTTACTTTAGCATTGATTTGAACAACTGCCATTTGCTCGTTTGTGCACTCGTCTATATCTTCTGGATCAGTAGGTGGTTGAGCAATTGTTGGTACTGGATAGTTTCCTTTTTTGATAACTTGCCAAACTTTGACAACATAAGATTTTGCATATATTTCCATACGCACTTTCCAGTGAGAAAGGTGTTACCCATTGAAATACGGTGGCCTAACTTGTGATGTCCCTTCTTAAAAGAGTGCTCCAACAATACCTTGATTTGCCATGATCTTTTTTCACAAGTTGTTAAGCAAATGTGTGAGACTAGCTCTGATACGAATTGAAAGTACAAGGGGGGGGGGTGTGAATTGCTAATTTAAAAAAACTTTTATAAGTAGTTGACTAGTTTACCAATTAGTCGACTGGAAATAAGAACAGGATAATAGtaaatgcagaaataaaatgcAGGAAATAAAGACACCAAATTTTTTATATTGGTTCGGATGCAATATGTatcctagtccagtccccttggATTGTAAGGGTGTTCTCTTTCAATGATCGATATTTCTTGAATACAAAATGGATGATGTAGTTTTACGCCAATAGCTTAATCTCTatgtctcttttcttttcttgataCAATGTCTCACTAGTGtttatctttttttcttctctcactAATTATACAACAAATCTAACAAAACTATAATGCTTGTTTGGAGTAGAACAAAAAGAGTAAAGATGGTTCGTTCAAAGTATGTTCTTTTCAAGTCCGAAACATCTATATATATACTTTCCATGTGGCCTTCGAGAATCTTCAGAGATTGCGAACTCAAGGAAGTtgatccttaaaaggaatcataGATTGATTATTTCCAAGAATAAGGTCAAGTTTCCGTTGATCTTCCTTGATTTATGGTCTTGGCGTGCTTTCCATCCGTTAGGCATATCTTTGTGTTACTTGAGGCGTATCCGCTGGATCCCTCAATTTCTGGCTTCATTGGTTTTCAATGATCCCGTTCCCCTTTGATTTGGGGCCTTCCAATAATAGTTTCTGTCAATCTTCGATTAAATATTCTTGTCGGATCTTTGCTGCTTCTTCCATTTTTATTTCTGATCATTGATTCTTTTCCTTGTTTGCTTTTGGACCCTCCGTTAATAGATTATTTCCTTGATCTATTCCTGACTGTTCTTGAATCCCTTTAATTTATTCCTTGTGATCCTATACCAAATgtaatatattatttttcattATTGAAACCTATAATTAACAAATCCTATgcagtaggtcgtggtttttacaCCTTTTGAGCAGAGTGATTTTTCACATAAAATTATTGTATTTACTTTTCTGCTTATTTTACTTCACGTTTAAGGAAAATGTAAGAACCAAGTTATTTAGTAGTTCATAAGGACACTCAAATTAATAGTTAGAGTATATGCCGGGGCaggttaaattaattttttttttaaaatcaggcGGGTGCAGGGTGGATGGCGGATTGGTGTTCCGAATCTTAcatcttttctttgaatttggtgGATCTATCATTCCTTTGCAGATCGTGATTCCAATCCCCATTCTGCTATGTCAATTATGGCTAATATTTATATGAATTGTTGCATACTATATTGCAATTCTATTTCTATTGTCCTAATATCACGGTATGAAGACTCTGTAACGGAAGTTTATAAACCTCAAGTACAATTTTGACAAATAACTGAGGAAGAGGAAGATTTAAATTGCCAATAACA
The Nicotiana sylvestris chromosome 11, ASM39365v2, whole genome shotgun sequence DNA segment above includes these coding regions:
- the LOC104245798 gene encoding uncharacterized protein; amino-acid sequence: MEIYAKSYVVKVWQVIKKGNYPVPTIAQPPTDPEDIDECTNEQMAVVQINAKVRNLLYNAINGDKYEKISSCDTTKEMWDKLEVTYEGTSKVKETHINMLVHDYELFQMKEGESIEEMFARFSKIISDVKAFGKPYSSGIKVRKILRSLPTTWQTKVVALESQDLNKLSYDELRGNLIAFEKTHLKKTSHEEKKKTVAFKATTERTENDIDDDPEALEKEITIVSTNMDGLMRRYRNTKRGRIPPRRTRQYNELDKNDGKCYECGRNGHVQAECLDLKRKVAGQMKMHQTMNANMIMRIVSWHEEILDLTLKESQKMMNGLRRLNKEKKDWELKLEVCEIEKEVLQDKVQELQIQLNDMRKSTSYSFVKSNQATYKSIGKGPARKKSTSTNTSGRSKNGSEHHRKSHKEKWYLDSACSSHMTCDKNLFKEVTNINGGSVKFGDDSKRKIVGTDTVSFNNNCDITEVYLWT